In the genome of Streptomyces collinus, one region contains:
- a CDS encoding C40 family peptidase, producing the protein MGTGKRGLIATALAVVCAVTVLAAPGTAFANPTPSPTPSTGPALAAGKDLEAVRQKLDKLYRAAGRATDEYNAAEEKADKQSAEVVELAKKIVKGQEKLRKLKDRAGAAAAAQYRGGGLPPEAHLVLSDDPQDFLDGAGRVREGHHATKGLLGELTRTQEDLEQYAKDASAQWKKLEAGRKAKAAAQKKIEKQIAQAEKLESALQKEEQERLAELEKEAANKAQTAWLDSGILDEIDGKASEQGKKAVQYATAQIGKPYQWGAEGPKTYDCSGLTSQAWISAGRGIPRTSQEQWKRLRHIAVQDMRPGDLIIYFGDASHVAMYIGDGAMVHAPRPGRTVTIAGAGSMPILGVVRPDPDTGAN; encoded by the coding sequence ATGGGAACGGGCAAGCGTGGCCTGATCGCTACGGCGCTGGCCGTGGTCTGCGCGGTCACGGTGCTGGCCGCACCGGGCACGGCGTTCGCGAACCCCACCCCCTCCCCCACCCCGAGCACGGGCCCGGCCCTCGCGGCCGGCAAGGACCTCGAAGCCGTCCGCCAGAAGCTCGACAAGCTCTACCGCGCCGCGGGCCGCGCCACCGACGAGTACAACGCCGCCGAGGAGAAGGCGGACAAACAGTCCGCCGAAGTCGTCGAACTGGCCAAGAAGATCGTCAAGGGCCAGGAGAAGCTCCGGAAGCTGAAGGACCGCGCGGGCGCCGCGGCAGCCGCCCAGTACCGCGGGGGCGGGCTCCCGCCCGAGGCCCACCTGGTCCTGAGCGACGACCCGCAGGACTTCCTCGACGGCGCCGGCCGGGTCCGCGAGGGCCACCACGCGACGAAGGGCCTGCTCGGCGAACTGACCCGCACCCAGGAGGACTTGGAGCAGTACGCGAAGGACGCCTCCGCACAGTGGAAGAAGCTGGAGGCGGGCCGCAAGGCCAAGGCCGCCGCGCAGAAGAAGATCGAGAAGCAGATCGCGCAGGCGGAGAAGCTCGAATCCGCGCTGCAGAAGGAGGAGCAGGAGCGCCTCGCCGAGCTGGAGAAGGAGGCGGCGAACAAGGCACAGACCGCCTGGCTCGACTCCGGCATCCTCGACGAGATCGACGGAAAGGCCTCCGAGCAGGGCAAGAAGGCCGTGCAGTACGCCACGGCCCAGATCGGCAAGCCGTATCAATGGGGCGCCGAGGGCCCGAAGACCTACGACTGCTCGGGGCTGACGTCACAGGCCTGGATATCCGCCGGCCGCGGCATCCCCCGCACCTCGCAGGAGCAGTGGAAGCGGCTGCGGCACATCGCCGTCCAGGACATGCGTCCCGGCGACCTCATCATCTACTTCGGCGACGCCAGCCATGTCGCGATGTACATCGGCGACGGGGCGATGGTGCACGCGCCGCGGCCCGGGCGTACGGTGACGATCGCGGGGGCCGGTTCCATGCCCATCCTCGGGGTGGTCCGGCCGGACCCGGACACCGGCGCCAACTGA
- a CDS encoding PP2C family protein-serine/threonine phosphatase yields MPVPIPRQRAIPAVESGQAQAASPRGGSAEESTKDASPAGRTQDTAGNTTDKVENNTAHTNLTLLLIEDDPAGSPIVPDMLDQAGKPIRVRTARNLTEAGRLLTDDVHCILLDLALPAPGHSDSEDELAVLRHVLELAPRHAVLALTASGDAERGAEAVRVGAQDYLFRDELDGRLLSRAIRYAVERKRSESAERRLAEGRLRAQENRRLERGLLPTPLLEGSTLRFAARYRPGRSRALLGGDFYDVVRTPDGTVHAMIGDVCGHGPDEAALGVELRIAWRALTLAGLCGDQLLGTLQQVLEHERADDEIFATLCTVDIAPDGRRAGLCLAGHPSPLLARPGKPARLLPYDNNGPALGLLPGARWPRMQVELGAEWSLMLYTDGLIEGHIGQGRERLGQDGMTEMIRRQFAEGLRGEQLLRAAVNEVRDLNGGELTDDVAVLLLDRVP; encoded by the coding sequence ATGCCCGTACCCATACCGCGGCAGAGAGCGATCCCGGCCGTGGAGAGTGGTCAGGCGCAGGCCGCGTCCCCGCGCGGCGGCTCGGCCGAGGAGTCCACCAAGGACGCCTCGCCCGCGGGCCGCACGCAGGACACCGCCGGGAACACCACGGACAAGGTGGAGAACAACACCGCTCACACCAACCTGACGCTGCTGCTGATCGAGGACGATCCGGCCGGTTCGCCGATCGTGCCCGACATGCTCGACCAGGCGGGCAAGCCGATCCGCGTCCGCACGGCCCGCAACCTGACGGAGGCCGGGCGGCTGCTGACCGACGACGTCCACTGCATCCTGCTGGACCTGGCGTTGCCCGCGCCCGGCCACAGCGACTCCGAGGACGAGCTCGCCGTGCTCCGGCACGTGCTGGAGCTCGCGCCCCGGCACGCCGTCCTGGCGCTGACCGCGTCCGGCGACGCCGAGCGCGGTGCCGAGGCGGTGCGCGTCGGCGCCCAGGACTACCTCTTCCGCGACGAACTGGACGGCAGGCTGCTGAGCCGGGCGATCCGCTACGCGGTGGAGCGCAAGCGTTCCGAGTCGGCCGAGCGCCGGCTCGCCGAGGGCCGGCTGCGCGCACAGGAGAACCGGCGTCTGGAGCGCGGCCTGCTGCCGACGCCCCTGCTGGAGGGCTCCACGCTGCGGTTCGCCGCTCGCTACCGCCCCGGCCGCTCGCGCGCGCTGCTCGGCGGCGACTTCTACGACGTCGTGCGCACCCCGGACGGCACCGTGCACGCCATGATCGGCGACGTCTGCGGCCACGGCCCGGACGAGGCCGCCCTCGGCGTGGAGCTGCGGATCGCCTGGCGCGCGCTGACCCTGGCGGGCCTGTGCGGCGACCAGCTGCTGGGCACGCTCCAGCAGGTGCTGGAGCACGAGCGGGCCGACGACGAGATCTTCGCGACCCTGTGCACGGTGGACATCGCGCCGGACGGACGCCGCGCCGGCCTGTGCCTGGCGGGCCACCCGTCGCCGCTGCTGGCCCGCCCGGGCAAGCCGGCCCGCCTGCTGCCGTACGACAACAACGGCCCGGCCCTCGGGCTGCTGCCCGGCGCCCGCTGGCCGCGGATGCAGGTGGAGCTGGGCGCCGAGTGGAGCCTGATGCTCTACACCGACGGTCTGATCGAGGGCCACATCGGCCAGGGCCGGGAGCGACTCGGCCAGGACGGCATGACGGAGATGATCCGCCGCCAGTTCGCCGAGGGCCTGCGGGGCGAGCAGCTGCTGCGGGCGGCGGTGAACGAGGTGCGCGACCTCAACGGTGGCGAGCTGACGGACGACGTGGCGGTCCTGCTGCTGGACCGCGTGCCGTAG
- a CDS encoding DUF2516 family protein produces the protein MQGFAGFMWLLSMALIVFSGFALFDAAVRREDAYRAADKKTKPFWLIILGIAFVVNLLFPILSFLPIIGLIATIVYMVDVRPAIRALPGGGRSQRGSSSDGPYGPWNGGR, from the coding sequence ATGCAGGGCTTCGCAGGGTTTATGTGGCTTCTGAGCATGGCCCTGATCGTTTTCAGCGGCTTCGCGTTGTTCGACGCGGCGGTGCGCCGGGAGGACGCCTACCGCGCGGCCGACAAGAAGACCAAGCCCTTCTGGCTGATCATCCTGGGGATCGCCTTCGTGGTGAACCTGCTCTTCCCGATCCTGTCGTTCCTGCCGATCATCGGCCTCATCGCGACGATCGTGTACATGGTCGACGTACGGCCCGCGATCCGGGCGCTCCCCGGCGGCGGCCGCAGCCAGCGGGGCTCCAGCAGCGACGGCCCCTACGGCCCGTGGAACGGCGGGCGGTAA
- a CDS encoding helix-turn-helix domain-containing protein has product MASLNVGNLGDYLREQRRTAQLSLRQLADAAGVSNPYLSQIERGLRKPSAEVLQQVAKALRISAETLYVRAGILDAERDRDEVETRAVILADPALNERQKQVLLQIYESFRKENGFGSGDGSDAPGVPDGSGGAGVVGVVPGAAGAVSVDGDAPDAGAGIPTPGPAADARPARRRSRKSADNSIKKNDGSDIDPQQTAG; this is encoded by the coding sequence ATGGCATCGCTCAACGTCGGCAATCTCGGTGACTATCTGCGCGAACAGCGGCGCACTGCGCAGCTGTCGCTCCGGCAGCTCGCCGACGCCGCCGGGGTGTCCAATCCGTATCTGAGCCAGATCGAGCGCGGGCTGCGCAAGCCGAGCGCGGAGGTGCTGCAGCAGGTCGCCAAGGCCCTGCGGATCTCCGCCGAGACGCTGTACGTCCGGGCCGGCATCCTCGACGCCGAGCGGGACCGGGACGAGGTGGAGACGCGCGCCGTCATCCTCGCCGACCCGGCGCTGAACGAGCGCCAGAAGCAGGTGCTGCTGCAGATCTACGAGTCCTTCCGCAAGGAGAACGGATTCGGGAGCGGCGACGGCTCGGATGCCCCGGGTGTTCCTGACGGCTCGGGCGGTGCGGGCGTCGTCGGTGTCGTCCCCGGGGCCGCCGGTGCGGTGAGCGTGGACGGGGACGCTCCCGACGCCGGAGCCGGGATACCGACGCCCGGCCCGGCCGCGGACGCCCGGCCCGCCCGGCGCCGCAGCCGCAAGAGTGCCGACAACAGCATCAAGAAGAACGACGGCAGCGACATCGACCCGCAGCAGACGGCCGGCTGA
- a CDS encoding pentapeptide repeat-containing protein: MSTPLPPSWRYCGHDADPATDPVGCLGIHVPGHTKCLAHLTDTDRTTYLTGLTPGADIDHRGTFFTPDLLQILLHALTDPTTSNPHLGTALFNGAQFSGDARFTDTYFSGTAEFKETQFLGEAHFQRTHFSGNAWFQETQVSGDAWFEMAQFSGTVSFVRANFSSNAQFHDVHVSGDAEFPGVKFSGNAGFGDMQVFGYALFDQAKFSGDALFDRTKFSGNASFRSANFSGNAWFDAVLISGDALYAGARFEGASALGPLVCANQVELSRVVFVLPVTLEIAAKKLVCERTRWESTATVRVRYAEVDLSQAVLTAPTAVTVHPAPFAHRTNLVPETPLTSRDSREPRPPDRVRILSVQGVDAAHLVLTDTDLTTCLFSGAFHLDQIRLEGRTTFAGPPTGQRWRGIRPIRYTRRRTLAEEHHWRTHTLGPDAGWHRPADAAARSPDAVDVAALYRQLRKTFEDGKNEPGAADFYYGECEMRRHDPTGTTKGERRLLWGYWLLSGYGLRASRAFTWLLAAMSLTVLLLMGVGLPTHDPDPATTGTLHGSKINLSTSTPDPALHGGWQQRLTWARAEKATRVAVNSVVFRSSGQNLTTAGTYIEMTSRLLEPTLLALGVLAIRGRIKR; this comes from the coding sequence ATGAGCACACCCTTACCACCCTCCTGGCGCTACTGCGGGCACGACGCGGATCCGGCCACCGACCCCGTCGGCTGCCTCGGCATTCACGTCCCCGGCCACACTAAATGCCTGGCCCACCTCACCGACACCGACCGCACCACCTACCTGACCGGTCTGACCCCCGGCGCCGACATAGACCACCGCGGCACCTTCTTCACCCCAGACCTGCTGCAAATCCTCCTCCACGCCCTCACCGACCCCACCACCAGCAACCCCCACCTCGGCACCGCCCTGTTCAACGGCGCGCAGTTCTCCGGTGACGCCCGGTTCACTGATACATATTTTTCCGGTACCGCCGAGTTCAAAGAAACACAGTTCCTCGGCGAAGCCCATTTTCAGAGAACACACTTCTCCGGCAACGCCTGGTTCCAGGAGACACAAGTTTCCGGCGACGCCTGGTTCGAAATGGCGCAGTTTTCCGGCACCGTCTCGTTCGTTAGAGCGAACTTCTCCAGCAACGCACAGTTCCACGATGTGCACGTCTCCGGCGACGCCGAATTCCCCGGAGTAAAGTTCTCCGGTAACGCAGGGTTCGGTGACATGCAGGTCTTCGGCTACGCCCTGTTCGACCAAGCGAAGTTCTCCGGCGACGCACTGTTCGACAGGACAAAGTTCTCCGGCAATGCCTCCTTCCGCTCGGCGAATTTCTCCGGCAACGCATGGTTTGATGCGGTGCTGATATCTGGCGACGCCTTGTACGCTGGGGCGCGGTTTGAGGGTGCATCAGCGTTGGGGCCATTAGTTTGTGCGAATCAGGTGGAGTTGTCGCGGGTTGTGTTTGTACTGCCGGTGACGTTGGAGATAGCCGCGAAGAAGCTGGTGTGTGAGCGGACCCGATGGGAGTCGACGGCAACTGTGCGGGTCCGGTACGCGGAAGTGGATCTCAGTCAAGCGGTCCTGACCGCCCCCACCGCGGTCACCGTTCATCCCGCCCCCTTCGCCCATCGCACCAACCTTGTGCCCGAGACCCCGCTGACGAGTAGGGATTCGCGGGAGCCGCGCCCGCCGGATCGGGTACGGATCCTGTCGGTGCAGGGCGTGGACGCCGCGCATTTGGTACTGACCGACACTGACCTGACCACATGCCTGTTCTCCGGGGCCTTCCACCTCGACCAGATCCGCCTGGAAGGCCGCACTACCTTTGCTGGCCCGCCTACCGGCCAGCGCTGGCGCGGCATCCGGCCCATCCGCTACACCCGTCGGCGTACGCTCGCCGAGGAACACCACTGGCGCACCCACACCCTCGGTCCCGACGCTGGATGGCATCGCCCGGCCGACGCAGCTGCCCGCTCCCCTGATGCGGTAGACGTGGCCGCGCTGTACCGGCAGCTACGCAAAACCTTCGAGGACGGCAAGAACGAACCCGGCGCCGCTGACTTCTACTACGGCGAATGCGAGATGCGCCGCCACGACCCCACCGGCACCACGAAGGGCGAACGCCGCCTGCTGTGGGGGTACTGGCTGCTGTCCGGCTACGGCCTGCGCGCCTCCCGTGCCTTCACCTGGCTCCTCGCCGCCATGAGCTTGACCGTGCTACTCCTGATGGGCGTCGGCCTGCCCACCCATGACCCCGACCCCGCCACCACCGGCACCCTCCACGGCAGCAAGATCAACCTCAGCACCAGCACCCCCGACCCGGCCCTGCACGGCGGATGGCAGCAGCGACTGACATGGGCCCGCGCGGAGAAAGCCACCCGCGTCGCCGTCAACTCGGTCGTCTTCCGTTCCAGCGGACAGAACCTCACCACCGCCGGCACCTACATCGAGATGACCTCCCGCCTCCTCGAACCCACCCTCCTTGCCCTCGGCGTCCTCGCCATCCGCGGACGCATCAAACGCTGA
- a CDS encoding class I SAM-dependent methyltransferase, producing MADECFGHPRLAAIYDPLDPDRSDLDPYVRMTEEFGARRVLDIGCGTGVFALLLAEREIEVIGVDPARASIDVARAKPGSEGVRWICGDATTLPTMQVDLATMTANAAQQIIDPQPWRETLRGAYEALRPGGRLVFETRDPARRAWEEWNREASYRVTEITDVGAVESWVQVIEVSEPLVTFRWTYVFAADGQVLTSDSTLRFRERQEVETELIAQGYEVEGIRDAPDRPGKEFVFVARRP from the coding sequence ATGGCTGACGAGTGTTTCGGGCATCCACGGCTCGCCGCGATCTATGACCCACTCGACCCCGATCGCAGTGACCTCGACCCGTACGTCCGGATGACGGAGGAGTTCGGGGCCCGTCGGGTGCTGGACATCGGCTGTGGCACAGGTGTGTTCGCGCTACTGCTGGCTGAACGCGAGATCGAGGTCATCGGTGTCGATCCCGCCCGAGCGTCCATCGACGTGGCCCGAGCCAAGCCGGGCAGCGAGGGGGTGCGCTGGATCTGCGGCGATGCCACGACACTCCCGACGATGCAGGTCGACCTGGCAACCATGACGGCGAACGCCGCCCAGCAGATCATCGATCCGCAGCCATGGCGCGAGACCCTGCGTGGCGCGTACGAAGCACTACGGCCTGGCGGCCGTCTGGTGTTCGAGACCCGAGATCCAGCCAGACGCGCCTGGGAGGAGTGGAATCGCGAAGCCTCATATCGCGTGACAGAGATCACCGATGTCGGCGCCGTCGAAAGCTGGGTCCAGGTGATCGAGGTGAGCGAGCCGCTGGTGACGTTCCGCTGGACTTATGTGTTCGCTGCCGATGGGCAGGTACTGACGTCTGACTCCACCTTGCGCTTCCGCGAGCGGCAGGAGGTCGAGACGGAGCTGATCGCGCAGGGCTATGAGGTGGAGGGCATACGCGACGCGCCCGACAGACCGGGCAAGGAATTCGTCTTCGTCGCGCGACGTCCCTAG
- a CDS encoding GntR family transcriptional regulator: MTELPRYEYVKLADAIAADIASGKLPQGAALPGERAMTDLYSVSIGTVRRAVVELRKRGLVATLPAKGTYVIGLPEPTGDAPEEGEPST, from the coding sequence ATGACGGAGCTTCCGCGCTACGAGTACGTGAAACTTGCCGATGCCATCGCCGCGGACATCGCGTCCGGCAAGCTGCCTCAAGGTGCCGCGTTGCCGGGCGAGCGCGCCATGACCGATCTGTACAGCGTGAGCATCGGCACCGTGCGTCGCGCCGTAGTCGAACTCCGCAAACGAGGACTCGTCGCCACCCTGCCCGCGAAGGGCACGTACGTCATCGGACTGCCGGAGCCGACCGGCGACGCGCCCGAGGAGGGCGAGCCGAGCACCTGA
- a CDS encoding VOC family protein — translation MKLSAITLDCADPLTLAAFYQQATGLELHPKSGPDFAALASEGGLSLGFQRVDGYRAPSWPDQEVPQQLHCCFDVPDLDEAEARLVELGAGRPEHQPNPGRWRVLTDPAGHPFCIVRG, via the coding sequence ATGAAGTTGAGCGCGATAACCCTCGACTGCGCCGATCCGCTCACCCTGGCGGCGTTCTACCAGCAGGCCACCGGACTGGAACTCCACCCGAAGTCGGGTCCCGACTTCGCCGCGCTGGCCAGTGAGGGCGGACTCTCCCTCGGCTTCCAGCGGGTCGACGGCTATCGGGCTCCGAGCTGGCCCGACCAGGAGGTTCCCCAGCAACTGCACTGCTGCTTCGACGTTCCGGACCTCGACGAGGCCGAGGCACGTCTCGTGGAACTGGGTGCGGGCAGGCCGGAGCACCAGCCGAACCCCGGCAGGTGGCGGGTACTCACGGACCCGGCGGGGCATCCCTTCTGCATCGTCCGGGGGTGA
- a CDS encoding DUF6817 domain-containing protein gives MPAPPIPASPGAVERAVALLRGLGAADIAHPGGTLLAHLRRVQRQLAAWDARPALQLAGLCHAFYGTDGFPEALLPLDRRGELAAAVGAEALVYLYASCDRGATYPTLADADGPFHDRFTGLSHVPEPQGRRDFAELSAANETDLARLDPAFRDQWGSELLGLFTRVRPLLSQPAWSDCQEVFAG, from the coding sequence GTGCCCGCACCTCCCATACCCGCATCCCCTGGTGCCGTCGAACGGGCCGTCGCGCTCCTGCGCGGGCTCGGTGCGGCGGACATCGCTCACCCGGGCGGCACCCTCCTCGCCCATCTCCGGCGCGTTCAGAGGCAACTGGCCGCATGGGATGCCCGTCCGGCCCTCCAGCTCGCGGGCCTGTGCCACGCGTTCTACGGCACCGACGGCTTCCCCGAAGCCCTGCTGCCCCTGGACCGCCGTGGCGAACTCGCGGCGGCGGTCGGTGCCGAGGCCCTGGTGTACCTGTACGCCTCGTGCGATCGCGGGGCCACCTATCCGACGCTCGCGGATGCCGATGGACCCTTTCATGACCGGTTCACCGGCCTGAGTCATGTCCCGGAGCCGCAGGGGCGACGCGACTTCGCCGAGTTGTCCGCCGCCAACGAGACCGACCTCGCTCGCCTCGACCCCGCGTTCCGTGACCAGTGGGGATCCGAACTCCTCGGCCTCTTCACCCGCGTCCGTCCCCTGCTGAGCCAACCGGCCTGGTCGGACTGTCAGGAGGTGTTCGCCGGATGA
- a CDS encoding LysR family transcriptional regulator: MTLDDLRVFVSVCRAGSLSAVARELGCTQSAVSQHVKRLERESGVSLLERRPRGVVPTAAGRVLWDAAADSIAGLDVALRRVGDLVNGDSGAVRVTTGGTTVRHFMAEAVAAFRQRYPKVSLEFQTETSSRRCFEALADGHLDLAWVTMDGPVRGIEQRPVVDLPWVLAVRADDPLASRSRVDAADLADVRLIRLPHNSTSGARLDAAFAEAGIRSRSDTGVADWDTALLLAELGLGHAVVPALPGRPVPGDGPLRLIPVPALPPLSVGWAVRRWDALSPLARYFAETVARGCGQRDAATSGVPAPRTAVKAIDDRGRTRHDPSS; this comes from the coding sequence GTGACTCTGGACGATCTGCGCGTCTTCGTGAGCGTGTGCAGGGCGGGCAGCCTCAGTGCCGTCGCCCGGGAACTGGGCTGCACCCAGTCGGCGGTGAGCCAGCACGTGAAGCGGCTGGAACGGGAATCGGGCGTCAGCCTCCTGGAACGCCGGCCACGGGGCGTCGTCCCGACGGCAGCAGGGCGGGTGCTGTGGGATGCGGCCGCCGACAGCATCGCCGGCTTGGACGTGGCCCTGCGCCGCGTCGGCGACCTGGTCAACGGCGACAGTGGCGCCGTGCGCGTCACCACGGGCGGGACGACCGTCCGGCACTTCATGGCCGAGGCCGTCGCGGCCTTCCGGCAGCGCTACCCGAAGGTGAGCCTGGAGTTCCAGACGGAGACGTCCAGCCGCAGGTGCTTCGAGGCCCTGGCCGACGGACACCTCGACCTCGCCTGGGTCACCATGGACGGCCCGGTCCGGGGCATCGAACAGCGTCCCGTCGTGGATCTGCCCTGGGTGCTGGCCGTCCGCGCCGACGATCCGCTCGCGAGCCGCTCCCGCGTCGACGCGGCCGATCTCGCCGACGTGCGCCTCATCCGTCTCCCCCACAACTCCACCTCGGGCGCCCGGCTCGACGCCGCCTTCGCCGAGGCGGGCATCCGGAGCCGCTCCGACACCGGTGTGGCCGACTGGGACACCGCTCTGCTGCTGGCCGAACTCGGCCTCGGCCATGCCGTCGTGCCCGCTCTGCCCGGTCGGCCGGTCCCCGGCGACGGGCCTCTGCGTCTGATCCCGGTACCCGCCTTGCCACCGCTCTCCGTCGGCTGGGCCGTCCGCCGTTGGGACGCCCTCTCACCGCTGGCCCGGTACTTCGCCGAGACCGTGGCCCGTGGCTGCGGGCAGAGGGACGCCGCGACCTCCGGCGTCCCTGCGCCCCGGACGGCCGTCAAAGCGATCGACGACCGCGGCCGGACACGCCATGATCCGTCCTCATGA
- a CDS encoding class I SAM-dependent methyltransferase, with protein sequence MTEPSHLTAVRESYDAVAADYARRVKEPADLDPVSRAMLAAFADLVRPPHPGPVADLGCGPGKVTAHLAALGVEAFGVDVSPRMIELAREAYPELRFTVGSMTALDIADGELGGILAYYATHHTPPQWLPTVFSEFHRTLAPGGRLMLAGHVGDDERLRPTHAYGDHPVSYASYLLPPDRIAELLHRAGLVVTTRVVQEPEGGSKRQVGTFLAYKPE encoded by the coding sequence ATGACCGAGCCCTCCCACCTCACCGCGGTCCGCGAGTCCTACGACGCCGTCGCCGCCGACTACGCCCGGCGCGTCAAGGAACCGGCCGACCTGGACCCGGTGTCCCGCGCGATGCTGGCCGCGTTCGCCGACCTCGTCCGGCCCCCGCACCCCGGGCCGGTCGCCGACCTGGGCTGCGGCCCCGGCAAGGTGACGGCACATCTGGCCGCCCTCGGGGTTGAGGCGTTCGGCGTGGACGTGTCGCCGAGGATGATCGAGCTGGCCCGGGAGGCGTACCCGGAACTCCGTTTCACCGTCGGCTCGATGACCGCGCTGGACATCGCCGACGGCGAGCTCGGCGGCATCCTCGCGTACTACGCCACCCACCACACCCCGCCGCAGTGGCTGCCGACGGTGTTCTCCGAGTTCCACCGCACCCTCGCGCCCGGCGGCCGGCTGATGCTGGCCGGCCATGTCGGCGACGACGAGCGACTCCGCCCGACCCACGCCTACGGCGACCACCCGGTCTCCTACGCGTCGTACCTGCTCCCGCCGGACCGTATCGCCGAACTCCTCCACCGGGCGGGCCTGGTGGTCACGACGCGGGTGGTGCAGGAGCCGGAGGGAGGGTCGAAGAGGCAGGTGGGCACGTTCCTGGCGTACAAGCCGGAATGA